The DNA segment CGTGACTATCCGAATGTCTGCAAAAATTTACATCTACCTGCCCAGTCGGGTAACGACGCTGTATTGGAACGTATGCGACGTGGTTACACAAGAAATGCATATCTGAAGTTAGTGGATACAATTCGCACAATCCTGCCAAATGTTGGACTCTCCAGCGATTTTATTTGTGGATTTTGCGGAGAAACTGAGGAGGAATTCAAAGATACATTAACACTTATGAAACAAGTTCGCTACAATGTAGCTTTTCTGTTCGCATATAGTATGCGTGAACGAACGACTGCACATCGACGTTACAAAGATGATGTTCCAACTGCCGTTAAAACAGAACGATTACAACGAATGGTTCAGGTGTTTCGTCAAGAAGCTACcgatttgcacacatttttcgTTGGACGTGAAGAGCTGATACTTATTGAGGGGAAGAGTAAGAGATCAGACGAATGCTGGTTCGGGCGGAATGATGCTAACATCAAAGTCATAGTGCCCAGCATGATGCTCGCTGACGATAAAGGAATCAAGAGAGAAATCACCATCGGAGATTTTGTTGTAACTAAAGTTAACGATTCCAATTCTCAAGTGCTTAAGGGCACACCACTTTATATTAGCTCCATTGGACAGTTTCATTCAAAGagtttttaacataaataaagttatcaagtgttgatatgttttaaatttaccttttttatttgtgatttaGTTTTCCTATATATccatttgttctgattttaCTACCGACTCCGCTTCTGTATTGCGTGCCTTACTATCAGCGGTCAACAATGATTTGTTATGGAAATTCGAAATGATTCGccggtaaaaattaaatattatctgACTTGCTGCACGACTCATGCATTCTGCATCATTAAATTGACCCATACGAAAACGTCCACGTGTGTGAACTGTTACTAAATTCCTATCCAAACTAtcgaaaacaaatacaaaactaGCTCGCTTTCCTATCGCTTCACAATGGTCAGGATCCAGTACCACCTTGTCGTCTTTGTCTACTATGCAATGTACCGCAGCGATAGTGAATTTCATCGGCACACCACCAATCAGCAACGCCAAGCAAGCACCATTAATTGCACAAGCTTcaatctaaaattttatatatgtaataataaaattagttaTTGACCATTTTTCTTACACCACATCGATCATCCAATTCCTGTATTTGTATAGAAATAGTTGTCCGTGGATGAAGCATAGTTAGTAAAGCTGACTCACATGTATCACGTATAACGGTCTCCGTCAACTTATCCTCTATTGTTGGAATGCCTGCTTTTGGCCGGTAGATACACTCAACATGCGCCTTTTCTATGTTAAGGTTCTGAGATTTTACTTCAACTGGACCAAGCATCGAAGTAAGTACACAGGTTCCTCctttattaaaagtattttcaaGATATATTTAGTTTGTAAAGTTACGACGTTAAACAAACCTTGCGTGAACAAAGCAGAACCGTCAGAACGAGTCAAAGGATTGAgttcgcaatttatttgacgCAACTTCAGATCCTGCAGCCCGACATTACTTCCTTGTGTATCCATTGTTATAGTGTCTGACGGTGTAAccatttttagatttatttaaatataaattttaatttaaacaatgaATAGGAAAactagaaaatatgtaaatattttgtagcgGTACTGCACGAGTCATGtgcttcttctttctttctAGAACGTTCAAAATCATTGCGGAGGTATTctggtttttaaataaaatatactttattttttatacattatcGATCACaacttataaattataatttattcatttaattttctaatctATGAAAATGAACCGAACTGGGTGTTATATACATTTTAGGAATCACTACTCCTTAGCATTTCTCTTCTTCAGAAAGTAGTAGTTTTCTGTTGCtgcaatagaaaatataaattatctataactaccataaaattaatttaaagttattattgctatatgtaaatatagaaatatatacattttattaaagtaattaatattCTGCAGCagtattttttaatgatatagCGTGATAAATTCTTTGAGCACCACCTACTCACAATTACCGTGAATGGTTTTCTGAAAAGAATAAGAAATTGCGAATCAATTTGAAGTGAATTTGTAAAACAGTTTACCATTTGTTTATCATTgaatgttttcattaaaaattgagCAAACTGAAAATGCGATCtacacaacaaataatttagttttgttGTAATCTTTAGTGTCAATTAAAGTGTTTTGGCAAGAAAATGACAGATCCTTGGCTAGTTCAAAACTCAGGCCAACAGAATAATTCGGTTGAGAACGGTACAAGGGAAAACGGTGTGCATCAACAGCAAGGCGAGGAAAAGCTTGAACAAGCGCCTTTGGAATTTGAGGACAATTTCGCACCTACTCCAGCAAAAAACCAGAGCGATAAACCGTCAACTTCAACAAAGATTGACGGAATCAATAGACCTGAACATTGCCTTGAACCTTTGCCCGATTCTGACAATTACTTACGTGGACTCGGTatgttaaaacaataaaaaaagaaagcgGTATTTTTAACGTAAAATTTTCAAcgaatttggtttttttaatttgttttgtttttgttcattatagaaagaaaattgcaaaaaataaaaaaaggtgcTAATTTAGTGGAAGCCCTAACTGAAAAGCGTAACGACTGTCTTCGTCACCTACTGAATAGTAGTGACGCCGATAACAACAATGAAGTGTTAGCCTTAGATCAACCTTTGAACAACATTGAATTCTATAGACATCTTCAACCAGTGCAGGCTTTATCTGTTGGTGAACTGGTCCATATTGTCAAACACGATCAGTTACAGCAGGATCCAGCCCAAAATACGTCCGACCAGAATCAAGAATTGGATGAAGAAgacaaaaaggaaataaaatagtATTAGAAAGTTATTTGAAAATGAATACACAATTCGGCGAAGTTTTTCTCTTTCTAACCGATTTGGCTTGGAAAAGCAGAATAACTATACCGATGCTAGTGACAACAGTCTTTCTCATTATGGATATACGTTTGCAAATAGAAATCAACATACAAACCGGGCAGGTGGTGCACCAATTAattgtttgaaatataaataagtatcaTCAAATGTATTTTCAGGCTGCTGCAGATTTAGATGATCTTGATGATGATTATGATGACGATGATGACGACGATGATGATTCAGAAGATTATACTAGTGATGGCTCGAGTGATGAAGACGAGAATGCAAATATGTTTATGGAATTTGCACATGAGCACAATCAGCAGGATAATAATAGCACTGCTAATCGCTGGAGACGTTCCTTAGGGTTgagttaatttttgtttttgtaatgaatgtgtaaaatttactatatttatcgatattaaatttcattatatacaaaaataatacataccTTTAACTTTAtcttcataaatatattattaaataatatgcttatgaaataaaatgtctTACAATTATGTTGCTTAAAATCCACAATTATTAtaactaataaaatttaaataatcaaaatatgttCGAAATGTAATCATACActaatcattattattttactctttatatttctttaataaaaattgctatAATTACATGTAAAGCTTAATTAATTCGTCACTAACAGCCGATGGAGTAAGAATACCCAAATCAGTAAACAACAATGTTATATAAGCTGGTGGTGTATAATCCACTTGAGGATGCACTTTAGATACATCCACCAAATGCTTACGGGAATactgaaacattaaaaaataaaatagtaatgttaatatgttatatgtatgtacatactttataTTCATCGGGTAAATCGCGCTGGTTTAGAGGATAGAGTCGTGTGAACTTGAAGCTTTCCGCCAAAACATAGAAAGGCTTCTTCATCTCACGCGCGCACAAGCCCATGGTAAAAGTACCGATTCGATTTACTATGCCACCACTTTCAACTACAGCTTCGGCTCCGACCATAACAAAATCCACCGATTCCATAACATATCCTGTAGCCGAATCCAAAATTAACGTGCTACTTATTCCAGCTTTTTCAAGATCGGACACCATTTGAGCACTGAAAAATGGTAATCGATATTAACTAGTATTTTTTCACAGTATAAAATACCTACCCTGAATTATCTGGACCACCTTGTGTTACATAAacatgaaattctttattttttgctgcACTAATGAGCGCCTTTAACACAACACGCGAACGCGAATGGGTCAACACACGGCAGCCATCGTTGACAAATTTCTTAGCCTGTTGGGCGATAACATTACGCGAGTTTAAAAGCTTTGTTAGAAAGATTTTGCCACGGTGCAACATAATTTGTCGACATTCTTCCATATGCTTATCATCCAAACTGAGCGTAATGAAACGACAAAATAGCTCACCACCAGACACTACAGCTGCTATGGATAAATCTGTGTTGCGCATTGCTGCCACCGCATCACGCATTGTGGTGTGTAAAATGTGTATGGTATcaactaaaataatatatatattcctAGTCTTTGCGAAAAATAGCTTAGTAATTTAGTATACTTACATTGTTTTTTCTCAAGAATCATTAGCAGAGTTTTGATTGCGGCTATTCCGGAGGAAAGATCTCTATCCTGCTCCAGcagtttaagaaaataattgcgCACGTCcgctataaataaaaatgtttccataTGTTTTGATAAGTAATCATTTATAAACTCACCTGCATCATCGATGTTTTGATCACCAGTTGATggcattttttaattgaatttcaaaataatagacaagaaataaaaatgtaattcatATGATAGGTTTCACACAATTTCATTCACAGATTTCATTGACGTTGCGATTAGATATCGTAATTTCTTAAAGTGCAATTAGTCACGTCTGTGGGACATATCGATAATTGTATACGAACACAAGAGTTTCGGTTGGAATTGTGAGTTGTGCCTTAAGAAACTCATACAAATTTTGATAGAAATCTCTGGTAGCGCTATTGGGTAATTAACTGATGATTTAACCAATTGGTGACTTACAGGTCACACCACATACAACAATATCTAACTTGCCGTTATTAATGTCTTTGATTTCTGTATAtagaagatacatatatgtagattatTTTCAGTTAAGTCGTTAAgatattataatacatattaaaTACAGTAATATTAAACTTACGGTTGTTAAAGTATTTGATCTCAGCATGAAGAAGAGATATGTAAAGTGCTATCAGTTAATTCGTTAAGATGttaatattaatacaaattGTACATATTGTGTGatataaactttcaaaatgaacaaaaaaacgAGTTGAAAAGAAATTCATGCAAAATATGAAAGaagtcaattttaataaaagtgaattaaaagatttgTGGTTTTTACGTTAGAACTAATCACACCGTTTTACGTGATTACGAATATCAAAACAGAGAACGTGTATTACGTTCTCTGATCAAAACATCAAAGAAAAGAAGGCAAATGTCAAACCTGAAGGTAAATAAATTAtcaagatatattttttatttgttcatatattttagtttatttttatttttgtaggcGAAAATGGAGCGTACAACAATTGATAGTTATATATCTGGAAAAAGTACTCATTCTCCAGTAAAGTCCGAACAATCGAAAAATGCTAAACTAGATTCATCTGATGTATCTGTTGAAAGCAACAAAATGTTTCCTTCGTCAAAATGGGTAAAATTGAATGTTGGAGGAAAGGTGTATGTAACTACTTTGTGTACGTTAGTTAGCAAGGAGCCAGATAGTATGCTGGCACGTATGTTCTCCCAAGATGGAATGTTACCTAGTGAACAAGATGAACAAGGTGCCTATCTTATTGATCGTAGCCCTCATTACTTTGAACCAATTATCAACTACTTGCGGCATGGGCAACTTATTGTGGACGCTAACGTGAGTCTTGAGGGTATTTTGGAGGAAGCTAGATTCTTCGGCATATACTCACTTATTAGTCAGTTAGAGCCACAACTTTTACAAATTAATAGATCAATCGACGATATACCGCTTACTCGTCGGGACGTTATCAAAGCTTTGATACAAACACCCCATGCTAGTGAGCTACGTTTTCAAGGTGTTAATCTTGCTGGTGCTGACTTGCGTAAGCTTGATTTTCGCAACATAAATTTTAAGGTGAGtaactaattttattatttttttttttttgataaacttACATTTGTATAGCCAATTATACACATCTGTATACTTTCAGTATGCTTGCATGCAAAGGTGTAATTTATCGCATGCCAATTTGACATATTGCTGCCTGGAGCGCACCGACTTAGCCTATGCGAACTTGGAATGCTCGCAATTGGTATCAGTTAAGGGTTTGTGTGCCAATATGGAAGGTGCTAATTTGCGTGGATGTAATTTTGAGGATCCGACCGGTGTACGTACTAATCTAGAGGGGGTTAATTTAAAAGGTGCCTGCTTGGAGAGTAGTAATATGGCTGGAATAAATTTGCGAGTAGCTAATTTAAAAGATGCCAACATGAAGAATTGTAATTTACGGTCTGCAGTACTCGCCGGCGCAGATTTGGAACGTTGCAATTTGTCTGGCAGTGATTTGCAAGAAGCCAACTTACGAGGTGCTAACTTAAAAGACGCAGAATTGACCCTCATGGTTACAC comes from the Bactrocera neohumeralis isolate Rockhampton chromosome 2, APGP_CSIRO_Bneo_wtdbg2-racon-allhic-juicebox.fasta_v2, whole genome shotgun sequence genome and includes:
- the LOC126760495 gene encoding exosome complex component RRP46 codes for the protein MVTPSDTITMDTQGSNVGLQDLKLRQINCELNPLTRSDGSALFTQGGTCVLTSMLGPVEVKSQNLNIEKAHVECIYRPKAGIPTIEDKLTETVIRDTCESALLTMLHPRTTISIQIQELDDRCGIEACAINGACLALLIGGVPMKFTIAAVHCIVDKDDKVVLDPDHCEAIGKRASFVFVFDSLDRNLVTVHTRGRFRMGQFNDAECMSRAASQIIFNFYRRIISNFHNKSLLTADSKARNTEAESVVKSEQMDI
- the LOC126760507 gene encoding coiled-coil domain-containing protein 32; this translates as MTDPWLVQNSGQQNNSVENGTRENGVHQQQGEEKLEQAPLEFEDNFAPTPAKNQSDKPSTSTKIDGINRPEHCLEPLPDSDNYLRGLERKLQKIKKGANLVEALTEKRNDCLRHLLNSSDADNNNEVLALDQPLNNIEFYRHLQPVQALSVGELVHIVKHDQLQQDPAQNTSDQNQELDEEDKKEIK
- the LOC126760537 gene encoding uncharacterized protein LOC126760537 → MNTQFGEVFLFLTDLAWKSRITIPMLVTTVFLIMDIRLQIEINIQTGQAAADLDDLDDDYDDDDDDDDDSEDYTSDGSSDEDENANMFMEFAHEHNQQDNNSTANRWRRSLGLS
- the LOC126760474 gene encoding translation initiation factor eIF-2B subunit alpha; this translates as MPSTGDQNIDDAADVRNYFLKLLEQDRDLSSGIAAIKTLLMILEKKQFDTIHILHTTMRDAVAAMRNTDLSIAAVVSGGELFCRFITLSLDDKHMEECRQIMLHRGKIFLTKLLNSRNVIAQQAKKFVNDGCRVLTHSRSRVVLKALISAAKNKEFHVYVTQGGPDNSGAQMVSDLEKAGISSTLILDSATGYVMESVDFVMVGAEAVVESGGIVNRIGTFTMGLCAREMKKPFYVLAESFKFTRLYPLNQRDLPDEYKYSRKHLVDVSKVHPQVDYTPPAYITLLFTDLGILTPSAVSDELIKLYM
- the LOC126760463 gene encoding BTB/POZ domain-containing protein KCTD9, which translates into the protein MSNLKAKMERTTIDSYISGKSTHSPVKSEQSKNAKLDSSDVSVESNKMFPSSKWVKLNVGGKVYVTTLCTLVSKEPDSMLARMFSQDGMLPSEQDEQGAYLIDRSPHYFEPIINYLRHGQLIVDANVSLEGILEEARFFGIYSLISQLEPQLLQINRSIDDIPLTRRDVIKALIQTPHASELRFQGVNLAGADLRKLDFRNINFKYACMQRCNLSHANLTYCCLERTDLAYANLECSQLVSVKGLCANMEGANLRGCNFEDPTGVRTNLEGVNLKGACLESSNMAGINLRVANLKDANMKNCNLRSAVLAGADLERCNLSGSDLQEANLRGANLKDAELTLMVTPLHMAQAIR